A DNA window from Chelativorans sp. AA-79 contains the following coding sequences:
- a CDS encoding dihydrofolate reductase family protein — MAKLVFGMNQSLDGYVDHMAFAPCPTLFRHFIEEAQGQAGSVYGRQMYEVMRYWDDDHPEWNAEERAFAAAWRSQPKWVVSRSLKSVGPNATLVEDDLEGAIRELKAERTGEIEVAGPALARSLTDLGLIDEYRIYLHPVVLGHGKPYFAGPRPPLHLVASDRIGEDVIRLTYVPA, encoded by the coding sequence ATGGCAAAGCTCGTGTTCGGAATGAACCAGTCCCTGGACGGCTACGTCGACCATATGGCGTTTGCGCCATGCCCCACGCTCTTCCGCCACTTCATCGAGGAGGCTCAGGGGCAGGCAGGCAGTGTGTACGGTCGCCAAATGTACGAGGTCATGCGTTATTGGGACGACGATCATCCTGAGTGGAATGCAGAGGAACGCGCCTTCGCGGCGGCGTGGCGGAGCCAGCCGAAATGGGTCGTCTCGCGCTCGTTGAAGTCGGTCGGCCCTAACGCCACGCTTGTTGAGGATGATCTTGAGGGCGCCATCCGTGAGCTGAAGGCCGAGCGCACCGGGGAGATCGAAGTTGCTGGCCCAGCCTTGGCGCGAAGCCTCACCGACCTTGGCCTGATCGATGAGTATCGAATCTACCTGCACCCCGTCGTGCTAGGCCACGGCAAGCCATACTTCGCCGGACCGAGGCCGCCGCTTCATCTTGTGGCCAGTGATCGGATCGGCGAGGATGTGATCAGGTTGACCTACGTTCCCGCTTAA
- a CDS encoding helix-turn-helix domain-containing protein: MPKHVSIVVFRECDPSIIYGVFDTLWAAGRFLKTPSGEPLFEPRIVAAARGPLELITGVSIVAQDSIDDIERTDIVFVPNVIVFTPEELHALDRRLIAWVAEMHRQGAVICSACGGSLVLAAAGLLSGRETTTHWSHVPVFRREFPDVRLHEDRILVQTGEGHSIISCGGASSWQDLSLLLIARYGSGEEAIRISRLFLYQWHRDGQLPYASMAVNVVHDDGLILKCQTWLADNYDRADVITEAARISGLPKRTFDRRFKAATGYSPLAYVQALRIEEAKQMLETGSAPVDAIGREVGYEDASSFSRLFRRLTGISPGDYRRRFRIPDYVRSSSQGARSGGVLK; this comes from the coding sequence GTGCCGAAGCACGTCAGCATCGTGGTCTTCCGGGAGTGCGATCCCTCGATCATCTACGGCGTCTTCGATACGCTCTGGGCGGCGGGGAGGTTTCTCAAGACCCCTTCCGGCGAGCCACTTTTCGAGCCGCGGATTGTCGCGGCCGCGCGCGGGCCGCTCGAGCTCATCACCGGGGTCAGCATCGTTGCGCAGGACTCGATCGACGACATCGAGCGGACTGACATCGTGTTCGTGCCGAACGTGATCGTTTTCACGCCGGAGGAGCTCCACGCTCTCGATCGCCGGCTCATCGCGTGGGTTGCCGAGATGCACCGGCAGGGCGCCGTGATCTGCTCCGCCTGTGGCGGCTCACTGGTGCTGGCCGCAGCCGGGCTGCTTTCGGGGCGCGAAACGACGACGCATTGGAGCCATGTGCCCGTGTTCCGCCGCGAGTTTCCCGACGTCCGGCTGCATGAGGACCGCATCCTGGTCCAGACCGGAGAGGGCCACAGCATCATCTCTTGCGGAGGCGCCTCGTCGTGGCAGGACCTCTCGCTCCTTCTCATTGCTCGCTATGGCAGCGGCGAGGAAGCAATCCGCATTTCCAGGTTGTTCCTCTACCAGTGGCACCGCGACGGACAACTCCCCTACGCCTCCATGGCCGTCAATGTGGTTCACGATGACGGCCTCATCCTCAAGTGCCAGACCTGGCTTGCGGACAATTACGACCGCGCGGATGTCATCACCGAGGCGGCGCGCATATCGGGCTTGCCCAAGCGCACGTTCGACCGGCGCTTCAAGGCGGCCACCGGTTACTCGCCGCTTGCCTATGTCCAGGCGCTGCGCATCGAAGAGGCGAAGCAGATGCTCGAGACCGGCTCCGCCCCCGTGGATGCGATCGGCCGCGAGGTCGGCTATGAGGATGCTTCTTCCTTCAGTCGCCTGTTCCGGCGTCTGACAGGCATCTCGCCCGGCGACTACCGCCGCCGCTTCAGAATTCCCGACTATGTTCGATCGAGTTCTCAGGGCGCGCGATCTGGTGGAGTACTGAAATGA